The following are encoded in a window of Brevibacillus sp. DP1.3A genomic DNA:
- a CDS encoding MBL fold metallo-hydrolase, with amino-acid sequence MKLTVLVDNNTYIDRYFVGEPAVSYLIEDEDKRILFDVGYSDAFIRNSEKMRIDLRKLDYVALSHGHNDHTWGLDPLIRMFSEAKLEQLEFRLPTIIAHPDVFYSKLLNGEEIGSLLTAEKITRHFKLEYTKKPVWLTEKLVFLGEIERTMPFEADNAIGQVARNGENSEDYLLDDSALVYKAENGLVIIVACSHSGICNTIEYAKKVCGDDRILDIIGGFHLLNPGEYQMNKTVDYFQTIKPTYLHACHCTDLKSKIALSDVANVLEVGVGLTLEFR; translated from the coding sequence ATGAAATTAACTGTGCTGGTTGATAATAACACTTACATCGACCGCTACTTTGTTGGTGAGCCAGCTGTTTCTTATTTAATCGAAGATGAAGATAAGAGGATACTGTTCGACGTAGGTTACTCAGATGCGTTCATTCGCAATTCAGAAAAGATGAGAATTGATTTGAGAAAACTTGATTACGTTGCGCTGTCACATGGACATAACGATCATACCTGGGGATTAGATCCCCTCATTCGAATGTTTTCTGAAGCGAAACTTGAACAATTAGAATTCAGACTTCCAACCATTATTGCTCATCCCGATGTATTCTACAGCAAACTCTTGAATGGTGAAGAAATAGGGAGTTTGCTAACTGCTGAGAAAATCACTAGGCATTTTAAATTGGAATACACCAAAAAGCCGGTGTGGCTGACGGAGAAGTTGGTCTTCCTAGGTGAAATTGAAAGGACTATGCCTTTTGAAGCGGATAACGCTATTGGACAAGTTGCAAGAAATGGCGAAAACTCAGAGGACTACCTGTTGGATGATTCTGCACTGGTTTATAAAGCTGAAAACGGACTTGTCATCATTGTTGCATGTTCGCACTCAGGAATCTGCAATACCATTGAGTATGCCAAAAAAGTTTGTGGAGACGATAGGATTCTCGATATAATCGGAGGATTTCATCTGCTAAACCCTGGAGAATATCAAATGAATAAAACCGTGGATTATTTTCAGACTATCAAACCGACATATTTACATGCTTGTCATTGTACAGATTTGAAATCGAAAATTGCATTATCAGATGTGGCGAATGTATTGGAGGTTGGAGTGGGTTTAACTCTTGAATTTAGATGA
- a CDS encoding aldo/keto reductase, with protein MTKQTRIGKTDFVVNPIGLGTSAVGGHNIYPNLNEGVGKDLVRAAINHGVNFLDTAFFYGTGRSEELIGEVIKEAGKRHELILATKGGLTLVGNDVTMDNSPAYLKQAVEDSLKRLQTDYIDLFYIHAPDQDTPKDEAVGVLKQLKDEGKIRAIGVSNFSLEQLKEANKDGYVDVLQGNYNLLQREAEQEFFPYTTENNISFIPYFPLASGLLAGKYNKDMAFNDLRKDMPNFQGDKFKKNLEKVEQLRKIANKKNAEAAHIVLAWYLTHDSIDVVIPGAQRAEQVLDNLKTVDVHLTEEEINEINRIFK; from the coding sequence ATGACGAAACAAACACGAATTGGTAAAACAGATTTCGTTGTCAATCCAATCGGACTTGGAACAAGCGCTGTAGGTGGCCACAATATTTATCCTAATTTAAATGAAGGAGTAGGAAAAGATTTGGTGCGGGCTGCGATCAACCATGGAGTGAATTTTTTAGATACAGCGTTTTTTTATGGAACAGGACGTTCAGAGGAGCTAATAGGTGAAGTGATAAAAGAAGCAGGAAAGCGTCATGAACTCATCCTTGCAACAAAAGGTGGCCTTACACTTGTCGGCAATGATGTTACCATGGATAATTCGCCTGCTTATTTAAAACAAGCCGTTGAAGATAGTTTGAAAAGGCTACAAACAGATTACATAGATTTATTTTATATTCATGCTCCAGATCAGGATACACCAAAAGATGAGGCGGTTGGAGTCTTAAAACAGCTAAAGGACGAAGGTAAAATAAGAGCAATTGGCGTTTCTAACTTCTCACTGGAACAATTAAAAGAAGCAAATAAGGATGGTTATGTCGATGTATTACAGGGAAACTACAATTTGCTGCAGCGTGAAGCGGAACAAGAATTCTTTCCATATACGACAGAGAATAATATCTCGTTTATTCCATACTTTCCACTAGCATCAGGCTTGCTTGCCGGTAAATACAATAAGGATATGGCATTCAATGATCTACGCAAAGATATGCCTAACTTTCAGGGCGATAAATTCAAAAAAAATCTAGAAAAGGTAGAGCAGCTCCGTAAAATTGCAAATAAAAAAAATGCTGAAGCTGCTCATATAGTCCTTGCTTGGTATTTAACACATGATTCAATTGATGTTGTCATTCCCGGAGCACAAAGAGCAGAGCAAGTGCTGGATAATTTAAAAACAGTAGACGTCCACCTGACAGAAGAAGAAATCAACGAAATTAATCGTATTTTTAAATAG
- a CDS encoding CitMHS family transporter, with protein sequence MLALLGFLMVAVFMYLIMSRRLSALVALIVVPVVFALISGFGTEIGDMMLAGIKKIAPTGIMLLFAILYFGVMMDAGLFDPLIKKIVKIVKGDPLKVIVGTAILATLVALDGDGTTTYMITVTAMLPLYRKLGIRPMILAVMPMLALGVMNMTPWGGPTARVMSVLHMDVSEIFVPVIPVMIGGIAWVMIVACILGKQERKRLGIIEIPDEDLQSLAGQEVAATDETAALKRPHLIWFNLLLTAALMVGLITSFLPLPTMFMLAFAIALFINYPKMQDQKERIAAHAANALATVSMVFAAGIFTGILTETKMIDAMASTLVSWIPDSLGSHMPLLVALTSMPFTYFMSNDAYYFGIVPILANAAAAYGIDPAEIGRASILGQPLHVLSPLFAAQYLLIGMVGVDYAETQKFILKWAFGTSIVMIALALLTGVISF encoded by the coding sequence ATGCTGGCATTACTTGGATTTCTTATGGTAGCCGTTTTCATGTACCTGATTATGTCGAGACGGCTTTCGGCATTAGTTGCTTTAATTGTTGTTCCTGTTGTTTTTGCGTTGATTAGCGGATTTGGTACAGAAATTGGCGACATGATGCTTGCAGGCATCAAGAAAATTGCGCCTACGGGAATTATGCTGTTGTTCGCCATTCTATACTTTGGAGTCATGATGGATGCAGGTCTGTTTGACCCATTAATTAAGAAAATCGTGAAAATTGTGAAGGGTGACCCACTGAAGGTTATTGTAGGTACAGCGATTCTCGCTACCTTGGTCGCACTGGATGGCGATGGAACCACGACTTATATGATTACCGTTACTGCGATGTTACCTTTGTATCGCAAGCTGGGAATCAGACCGATGATTTTGGCAGTCATGCCGATGCTCGCACTCGGTGTCATGAACATGACGCCTTGGGGTGGTCCGACAGCGCGTGTCATGAGTGTACTCCATATGGATGTTTCCGAGATTTTTGTCCCTGTTATTCCTGTGATGATTGGCGGAATTGCGTGGGTTATGATCGTAGCCTGTATTTTGGGCAAACAAGAGCGTAAGCGTTTGGGGATTATTGAGATACCAGATGAAGATTTGCAATCGCTTGCAGGACAAGAAGTGGCGGCGACGGATGAGACTGCTGCACTGAAACGTCCGCACCTGATCTGGTTCAATCTGTTGTTGACAGCAGCACTGATGGTCGGCCTGATTACGAGCTTCTTGCCACTTCCGACGATGTTCATGCTCGCTTTTGCCATTGCCCTGTTTATTAACTACCCGAAAATGCAAGATCAGAAAGAACGGATTGCAGCCCACGCAGCTAACGCACTGGCTACGGTGTCCATGGTTTTCGCTGCGGGAATCTTTACAGGCATCCTGACTGAAACGAAAATGATCGATGCGATGGCGAGCACACTCGTTTCCTGGATTCCAGATTCACTTGGTTCCCATATGCCTCTACTCGTAGCACTGACAAGCATGCCATTCACGTATTTCATGTCGAACGATGCGTATTACTTCGGGATCGTTCCAATTCTGGCAAATGCAGCGGCCGCTTACGGAATCGATCCGGCGGAAATTGGCCGCGCTTCCATCCTGGGTCAACCGCTGCATGTACTCAGCCCATTGTTTGCAGCACAGTACCTGTTGATCGGAATGGTTGGGGTCGATTATGCAGAAACCCAAAAGTTCATCCTGAAATGGGCGTTTGGAACATCGATCGTGATGATTGCGCTTGCTCTTCTTACCGGAGTCATCTCATTCTAG
- a CDS encoding winged helix-turn-helix domain-containing protein — protein MEQKSIFIIENYEQLKVISDPLRTKMLMHLVEKPHTGQQLSQLFGLSRAKILYHLRELEKHGIIQLVKKEEKGGNILKYYQAVARGFIPADHLLTYTESKEATRQSYVEVLQRAKTRALSAPEEAFALTSSEVENWPRISLQSEVRVSEQAFVSFLQKYRNLLHELQQSSLDDPSSKQDYYLMITGFQIDEPLFKKDGQE, from the coding sequence ATGGAGCAAAAGTCGATTTTTATCATCGAAAACTACGAACAGCTAAAAGTGATCAGTGACCCGTTACGCACGAAAATGCTGATGCATCTGGTGGAAAAACCGCACACAGGGCAACAGCTCTCCCAACTTTTTGGACTGTCCCGCGCGAAGATTCTCTACCACCTGCGTGAGCTAGAGAAGCATGGCATCATCCAGTTGGTTAAAAAAGAAGAAAAGGGCGGCAACATTCTCAAATACTATCAGGCAGTGGCAAGGGGCTTCATACCCGCTGATCATCTACTCACGTATACGGAGTCGAAGGAGGCTACCAGGCAATCCTACGTCGAAGTGTTGCAACGCGCGAAAACAAGAGCACTCAGTGCTCCTGAAGAAGCCTTTGCGCTAACGTCATCGGAAGTCGAGAATTGGCCGCGCATCTCCCTGCAGTCTGAAGTCAGAGTCAGCGAGCAGGCGTTTGTGTCCTTTTTGCAAAAATACCGGAACCTGCTCCACGAATTGCAGCAAAGCTCCCTGGATGACCCATCTTCGAAGCAGGATTACTACCTGATGATTACGGGATTTCAAATTGATGAACCGTTATTTAAAAAGGATGGACAGGAGTAA
- a CDS encoding DUF977 family protein, which yields MIRVLIIEDDLRIAEVNRRFVEKVEGYEVIGIATNGQEAKDQMEILQPDLVLLDIYFPDMDGLDFLSIIKEQFPTTDVIMLTAAKEVDAVVEAIRYGVFDFITKPLIFARLQQTLRNYQEFRQKVSDWKKDTDQISQAQIDELIARTGQKKTTETRAVKGIDQITLDKISGFLMQTQEATTDLVSKETGISRSTARRYLEYLVAKGDAIADLSYGVVGRPERVYKSVGRQKE from the coding sequence ATGATACGGGTACTCATTATTGAAGACGACCTGAGAATCGCAGAGGTAAACCGGCGCTTCGTGGAAAAAGTGGAGGGGTACGAGGTGATTGGCATTGCCACGAATGGGCAAGAGGCTAAGGACCAAATGGAAATTTTGCAGCCTGATCTCGTGTTGCTCGACATTTATTTTCCAGATATGGACGGCCTCGATTTTTTGTCGATCATAAAGGAGCAGTTCCCTACAACGGATGTCATCATGCTGACAGCAGCCAAAGAAGTGGATGCGGTTGTAGAGGCGATCCGCTATGGCGTTTTCGATTTTATTACCAAGCCACTTATCTTTGCACGCCTGCAACAAACCCTACGGAATTATCAGGAGTTCAGGCAAAAGGTGAGTGATTGGAAAAAAGACACCGATCAGATCAGTCAAGCCCAAATCGATGAGCTCATTGCCCGGACAGGCCAAAAGAAGACAACCGAGACAAGGGCAGTCAAAGGAATCGACCAAATTACGTTGGACAAGATTTCAGGCTTTCTCATGCAGACACAGGAGGCCACGACGGATTTGGTCAGCAAAGAAACAGGCATTAGCCGTTCAACAGCAAGGCGATACCTCGAATATTTGGTAGCCAAAGGAGACGCCATCGCAGACCTTTCGTACGGTGTCGTCGGACGTCCAGAGCGCGTATACAAGAGCGTCGGGCGGCAAAAAGAATAA
- the trmB gene encoding tRNA (guanosine(46)-N7)-methyltransferase TrmB, with the protein MRLRNIPGAEAALREYPTFVDNPLSYKGNWKERFGNNNPIHVEIGCGKGRFINTLAERHPDINFIAVELKAEVVLRAVQRTEYKAIPNLAFVQYDASKLTELFADHEISRIYLNFSDPWPKTRHAKRRLTYKSFLNTYRQVLVADGELHMKTDNEKLFEFSLNQFSAERFQMRNITFDLHQSKLAADNVMTEYEERFSSRGQRIYRVEASCVIK; encoded by the coding sequence ATGCGACTGCGTAACATTCCAGGTGCCGAAGCGGCCCTGAGAGAATATCCGACGTTCGTAGACAATCCCCTTTCCTATAAAGGAAATTGGAAGGAACGCTTCGGGAATAACAATCCGATTCATGTGGAGATCGGCTGTGGAAAAGGACGTTTCATTAATACACTGGCCGAGCGTCACCCTGACATCAATTTCATTGCGGTTGAACTGAAGGCGGAGGTTGTTCTGCGCGCTGTTCAACGTACGGAGTACAAAGCTATTCCGAATCTGGCTTTTGTCCAGTACGACGCTTCGAAGTTGACCGAGTTGTTTGCCGATCATGAAATTTCTCGCATCTATCTAAACTTTAGTGATCCGTGGCCAAAAACCCGTCATGCGAAACGCCGTCTCACTTACAAAAGCTTCTTGAACACCTATCGTCAGGTGCTTGTGGCAGACGGTGAGCTTCATATGAAGACAGACAACGAGAAGCTATTTGAGTTTTCACTCAACCAATTCTCTGCGGAGCGCTTCCAGATGCGCAATATCACCTTTGACCTGCACCAGTCCAAGCTGGCGGCAGATAATGTGATGACGGAGTACGAGGAGCGCTTTTCTTCTCGTGGGCAGCGCATTTATCGGGTGGAAGCGAGCTGTGTGATTAAGTAG
- a CDS encoding C40 family peptidase codes for MKLHKALIGIVLGVALGVTAIVAPLPGEQNVAEAAWSQSRADKVIATGRKYMGTPYKFGASSSTTAVFDCSSFTQRVFKVAVGKSLPRTSRDQAKKGTSVSKANLKKGDLVFFKASTTTTSKRITHVAIYAGNNKLLHTYGKPGVTYSTFKGTSWEKRFVSARRVL; via the coding sequence ATGAAATTACATAAAGCCCTCATAGGAATCGTATTGGGAGTAGCATTGGGAGTCACAGCGATTGTCGCTCCACTGCCAGGAGAGCAAAATGTAGCCGAGGCTGCATGGTCACAATCCAGGGCGGACAAGGTCATTGCCACGGGAAGAAAGTATATGGGTACGCCTTATAAATTCGGTGCGAGCAGTAGTACCACAGCCGTATTTGATTGCTCTTCCTTTACACAGCGCGTATTTAAAGTCGCAGTCGGCAAGAGCTTGCCACGTACTTCTCGCGATCAAGCAAAGAAAGGAACGAGTGTGTCCAAGGCCAACCTGAAAAAAGGAGATCTGGTGTTCTTCAAGGCGAGCACAACGACGACATCCAAACGGATCACCCACGTGGCGATTTATGCAGGCAACAACAAACTCTTACATACATATGGAAAACCAGGAGTGACGTATTCGACCTTTAAGGGCACGTCCTGGGAGAAGCGCTTCGTTTCGGCACGACGAGTCTTGTAA
- a CDS encoding MFS transporter, translating into MEAVPKQSTLPSADTSRLFTKPFTLLWLSALCSGLSISLFLFSQTWYIIQVLSQEASLGLVFMAATIPRIVFMLIGGTLADRMSKKRILSITSMLKAFLMLLLGGIIWWGYSSLALFVWFALFFGTIDAFYWPAQNSFIPSIVPSSSLLRANSVLQTTNQTSQLLGPVLAGFVIEWGSYPLLYGFVGLLLLVASVSAWCMPKQEPAVLSKPQQKLNESIKESFCYVKQSDFLPLLLTSIICLNVFLMGPLYIGLPIFVDQVLSGSTLQYSFLEGALAFGMLAGAIVLALTTLGQNRLQIAFLFMMMQALVFFAFSLTQQFWLSLLILFTLGLTFSLINIPILSFVQEKVPQASLGKVMSLVSLSSLGLQPISQAMTSLLIAGGLTAKEVMLLASIPLFLASCFFYWRQKYARPAKRSD; encoded by the coding sequence ATGGAAGCTGTCCCCAAGCAATCTACCCTTCCCTCAGCGGATACATCCCGCTTGTTTACGAAACCTTTTACCCTTCTTTGGTTGTCCGCCCTTTGTTCCGGACTCAGTATCTCACTCTTTCTTTTCTCGCAAACCTGGTATATCATCCAGGTTTTATCTCAGGAGGCTTCATTAGGCCTCGTATTTATGGCGGCAACGATTCCCAGAATCGTCTTCATGCTGATAGGCGGAACGCTCGCTGACCGGATGAGCAAAAAGAGAATCCTGTCGATCACAAGCATGTTGAAAGCATTTTTGATGCTTCTGCTGGGAGGAATCATCTGGTGGGGGTATTCCTCTCTTGCGCTGTTTGTTTGGTTCGCTCTCTTCTTCGGGACCATTGATGCCTTTTATTGGCCAGCTCAAAATTCGTTCATACCGTCAATCGTCCCCTCTTCTTCCCTTTTGCGAGCGAATTCTGTGCTGCAAACGACAAACCAAACCTCTCAGCTGCTCGGTCCTGTTCTTGCCGGTTTTGTGATTGAGTGGGGCAGCTACCCCCTTTTATACGGCTTTGTTGGGTTGCTTCTTCTGGTTGCAAGTGTATCTGCATGGTGCATGCCGAAACAGGAACCAGCTGTTCTTTCTAAACCACAGCAAAAGCTCAACGAATCTATCAAGGAAAGCTTCTGTTATGTCAAACAATCGGATTTCCTTCCCTTGCTATTGACCTCCATCATCTGCCTGAACGTATTTTTGATGGGTCCCTTATACATCGGTTTGCCGATTTTTGTAGATCAGGTGTTATCTGGTTCTACCCTGCAGTACAGCTTTTTGGAAGGGGCACTCGCTTTTGGCATGCTTGCCGGGGCAATCGTGCTCGCACTCACGACACTGGGTCAAAACAGGTTGCAGATCGCCTTTCTTTTCATGATGATGCAAGCACTTGTCTTCTTTGCTTTTAGTCTCACCCAACAGTTCTGGCTAAGCTTGCTTATTCTTTTTACGCTTGGCCTCACGTTTTCTCTCATTAATATTCCGATTCTCTCTTTTGTTCAGGAAAAGGTGCCACAAGCCTCGTTAGGGAAAGTCATGAGTTTGGTCTCGCTCTCCTCTTTAGGCTTGCAGCCGATTTCACAGGCGATGACGAGTCTATTGATCGCAGGCGGACTTACGGCCAAGGAAGTGATGCTGCTTGCCTCCATCCCCCTCTTTCTTGCTTCCTGTTTCTTTTATTGGCGGCAAAAGTACGCTCGGCCTGCAAAGAGATCCGATTGA
- the ilvD gene encoding dihydroxy-acid dehydratase produces MTRQRSDMIKKGFDRAPHRSLLRAAGVKDEDFDKPFIAICNSYIDIIPGHVHLQEFGKLVKEAVRAAGMVPFEFNTIGVDDGIAMGHIGMRYSLPSREIIADSLETVVAAHWFDGMICIPNCDKITPGMIMGALRVNIPTVFVTGGPMKAGKTSDGRSISLSSVFEGVGAHQAGLINDQQLEELEQYGCPTCGSCSGMFTANSMNCLLEAIGLALPGNGTVLAVSPERRELVQASAEKLKNLIERDIKPRDIVTLEAIDDAFALDMAMGGSTNTVLHTLAIAQEAGIEYPIERINEVAKRIPHICKLAPSSDYHIEDCHEAGGVSAVLNEIAKKAGAIHPDRITVTGKTLGENFADAEIKNDQVIRRLDNPYSASGGLAVLFGNLAEQGSIIKTGGVDPSIKKHEGPAICFDSQEDALAGIAAGKIKSGHVVVIRYEGPKGGPGMPEMLAPTSQIVGMGLGKEVALVTDGRFSGASRGISIGHVSPEAAEGGPIAFVQDGDIISIDLEERTMQLLVDEAELARRKEGWKEFEPKVKTGYLARYSKLVTNASMGGILKI; encoded by the coding sequence TTGACCAGACAACGAAGTGACATGATCAAAAAAGGATTCGACCGCGCACCGCACCGCAGCTTGCTTCGTGCAGCAGGTGTAAAGGATGAGGATTTCGATAAACCGTTTATCGCCATTTGCAACTCGTACATCGACATTATTCCAGGTCACGTGCACTTGCAGGAGTTTGGAAAACTGGTCAAAGAAGCCGTTCGTGCTGCTGGCATGGTTCCATTCGAATTCAATACGATTGGTGTTGACGACGGAATTGCTATGGGACATATCGGGATGCGCTACTCCCTCCCGAGCCGCGAGATCATCGCAGACAGCTTGGAAACCGTTGTCGCTGCTCACTGGTTTGACGGCATGATCTGTATTCCAAACTGTGACAAGATCACACCAGGCATGATCATGGGTGCGCTTCGTGTCAACATTCCAACCGTATTTGTAACCGGTGGTCCTATGAAAGCCGGAAAAACGAGTGATGGCCGCTCCATCTCGCTTTCCTCCGTATTCGAGGGTGTCGGCGCTCACCAAGCAGGCTTGATCAACGACCAGCAACTCGAAGAGCTGGAGCAATATGGATGCCCGACTTGCGGTTCCTGTTCCGGTATGTTTACAGCGAACTCGATGAACTGTCTGCTCGAAGCCATCGGATTGGCTCTGCCTGGAAACGGTACTGTACTCGCTGTCTCTCCTGAACGTCGCGAGTTGGTACAAGCATCTGCTGAAAAACTGAAAAATCTGATTGAACGCGACATTAAGCCACGCGACATCGTGACACTCGAGGCAATCGACGATGCATTCGCACTCGACATGGCGATGGGTGGGTCAACCAATACTGTTCTCCATACACTGGCTATCGCACAAGAAGCAGGCATCGAATACCCAATCGAGCGCATCAACGAAGTAGCGAAGCGCATTCCGCATATTTGCAAGCTGGCACCTTCCTCCGACTATCATATCGAGGATTGCCACGAGGCAGGTGGCGTATCAGCAGTTCTGAATGAAATCGCGAAAAAAGCAGGCGCGATCCATCCAGATCGCATCACCGTAACGGGCAAAACCCTCGGTGAAAACTTCGCTGACGCTGAAATCAAAAACGATCAAGTCATTCGTCGCCTGGACAACCCGTACAGCGCTTCCGGCGGTCTCGCTGTTCTGTTCGGCAACCTGGCTGAGCAAGGCTCGATCATCAAAACAGGCGGTGTCGATCCTTCTATTAAAAAGCACGAAGGTCCAGCGATCTGCTTCGATTCCCAAGAGGACGCTCTGGCAGGAATCGCTGCTGGCAAAATTAAATCCGGTCACGTTGTCGTCATCCGCTACGAGGGACCTAAAGGCGGCCCAGGCATGCCAGAAATGCTGGCTCCTACCTCACAAATCGTGGGTATGGGCCTCGGTAAAGAAGTCGCTCTCGTCACAGACGGACGCTTCTCCGGTGCTTCTCGCGGGATCAGTATCGGCCACGTGTCTCCAGAAGCCGCAGAAGGCGGACCAATTGCCTTCGTACAGGACGGAGATATCATCTCGATTGACCTCGAGGAGCGCACGATGCAACTGCTTGTGGATGAAGCCGAGCTGGCTCGCCGCAAAGAAGGCTGGAAAGAATTCGAGCCAAAAGTAAAAACTGGCTATCTGGCTCGTTACTCCAAGCTGGTAACGAATGCGAGCATGGGCGGTATTTTGAAAATCTAG
- a CDS encoding sensor histidine kinase produces the protein MRRRGGNDVRFHSKLMLIICSLLFGVIVILGTMFEQMLAGVLEHEIGTRALHTAKTVAQMSEIKQAFDAEDPAKIINPIVEKIRVDTNAAFITVGNLQSIRYSHPDPEQIGKKMVGGDNEAVFEGQSIISETVGSLGPGLRGKTPIYDEDGKVMGVVSVGFLFEDINETIESYRNRIFVIGIVTLLLGVVATLILSQNVKKAIFGLEPEQIGRLYQENQAVLESIREGIVAVNKEGTITLANQTALHMLGQAKDKDSIMDKQDELVRSLGLHEVIETGKAEFDRETNVDEHVLVVNRVPIMDKERHVMGAVASFRNRSELFEVTQELSRVKEYAEVLRSQTHEYSNKLHLISGLIQLESYQEAIETISSELNVHVHNTTFIMQEVPDPLIGGLLLGKLNQANERKVELKIDPESNFRDIPTSIDRSQLIVILGNLIDNAMDAVKAPGAFAPEITIFLLNMEEVLLIEVEDRGPGISEENAERIFELGFSTKQQPNHGYGLHLVKQAALHVHGNITHTGNPVGGTIFTVTIPKDARTAERKEAVIDDTGTHY, from the coding sequence ATGAGAAGAAGAGGAGGGAACGATGTGCGTTTTCACAGCAAGCTGATGTTGATTATTTGCTCGCTCCTTTTTGGTGTGATTGTCATACTTGGTACGATGTTTGAACAGATGCTGGCGGGCGTATTGGAGCATGAGATCGGAACACGCGCACTGCATACCGCCAAGACCGTCGCACAGATGTCCGAGATCAAACAGGCGTTTGACGCAGAAGATCCTGCTAAGATTATCAATCCAATCGTGGAAAAAATACGCGTGGATACGAATGCGGCTTTTATCACAGTAGGAAATTTGCAAAGCATCCGCTATTCACATCCTGATCCAGAGCAGATTGGCAAAAAGATGGTGGGAGGCGACAATGAGGCAGTATTTGAGGGGCAATCCATCATCTCTGAAACAGTCGGCTCGCTTGGCCCCGGACTGAGAGGAAAGACTCCAATCTATGATGAGGATGGAAAGGTGATGGGGGTCGTTTCTGTCGGCTTTTTGTTTGAGGATATAAATGAAACGATCGAATCGTATCGCAATCGAATCTTCGTCATCGGCATCGTCACCTTACTCTTGGGTGTGGTGGCTACGCTCATTCTTTCGCAGAATGTAAAGAAAGCCATATTTGGTTTGGAGCCAGAACAAATCGGGCGATTGTATCAGGAAAATCAAGCAGTGCTAGAATCGATTCGCGAAGGCATTGTGGCGGTCAATAAGGAAGGGACGATCACGCTCGCGAATCAGACCGCTCTCCATATGCTGGGGCAAGCGAAGGATAAAGACAGTATCATGGACAAACAGGACGAGCTGGTGCGTTCGCTGGGCCTTCATGAGGTGATTGAGACAGGAAAAGCCGAATTTGACCGCGAAACGAATGTGGACGAGCACGTATTAGTCGTGAACCGCGTACCGATTATGGATAAGGAGCGCCATGTTATGGGTGCGGTAGCGAGCTTTCGCAATCGGTCCGAGCTGTTCGAGGTCACACAGGAGCTGTCACGAGTGAAGGAGTATGCGGAAGTCCTCCGTTCCCAGACGCACGAGTATTCCAACAAACTGCATCTCATATCAGGACTCATTCAGCTTGAATCGTATCAGGAAGCCATTGAAACGATCTCTTCTGAGTTGAATGTGCATGTTCACAATACGACGTTTATTATGCAAGAAGTCCCCGACCCACTGATAGGTGGCTTGTTGCTCGGGAAGCTGAATCAAGCCAACGAACGCAAAGTGGAATTGAAAATTGATCCAGAAAGTAACTTCCGTGACATTCCTACCTCGATTGATCGCTCACAGCTGATTGTCATTCTCGGCAATTTGATAGATAATGCGATGGATGCTGTAAAAGCTCCAGGTGCATTTGCACCAGAAATCACGATCTTTTTGCTCAATATGGAAGAGGTCTTGCTCATAGAGGTAGAGGACCGAGGGCCAGGTATCTCCGAAGAAAATGCTGAACGAATCTTTGAGCTGGGCTTCTCTACCAAACAACAGCCGAATCATGGCTATGGACTGCACTTAGTCAAACAAGCTGCTTTACATGTACACGGCAATATTACGCATACGGGAAATCCGGTAGGCGGAACGATTTTTACTGTGACGATACCAAAGGATGCACGCACGGCAGAACGGAAGGAGGCCGTTATAGATGATACGGGTACTCATTATTGA
- a CDS encoding DUF4303 domain-containing protein: MDFDFPLLKQEIKTAAMQAFEEMNKTCQDDRIIAFALYSDEGAMTVCPAVNTEAHLDGIVESDPEHALYFKYEPAEWRFEGQGAEEAFDAICAKLRSFILTEEPSARHESGRFVAFREALYETCIEVLEELVRSGIFSDAVGRDIIVLFAVSDYEFETDSYMRMIRRLNPDDTIRKECAAYVKKWSD, encoded by the coding sequence ATGGATTTTGATTTCCCATTGCTGAAGCAAGAGATTAAAACGGCGGCAATGCAGGCCTTTGAAGAGATGAATAAGACGTGCCAGGACGATAGGATAATCGCCTTTGCGTTGTACAGCGACGAAGGCGCCATGACGGTATGCCCTGCTGTCAATACGGAAGCGCATCTTGATGGAATTGTCGAGAGCGATCCGGAACATGCGCTGTATTTCAAATACGAGCCTGCGGAATGGAGGTTCGAAGGTCAAGGGGCTGAGGAGGCCTTCGACGCGATTTGCGCGAAGTTGCGAAGTTTCATCCTGACTGAGGAGCCCTCGGCAAGACATGAAAGCGGCCGTTTCGTGGCGTTTCGGGAGGCGTTGTACGAAACGTGTATCGAGGTGCTGGAAGAACTGGTACGCTCGGGCATCTTTTCCGATGCTGTTGGTCGCGACATCATCGTCTTGTTTGCAGTTTCCGACTATGAGTTCGAGACAGATTCGTATATGCGGATGATTCGAAGGCTGAATCCCGACGACACCATCCGAAAGGAATGCGCGGCTTATGTGAAAAAATGGAGCGATTAG